The Chryseobacterium sp. JV274 sequence AGGAAGTCCAAAACTGTCATATCCTACGGGATGAAGAACATTAAACCCCTGATGTCTTTTATATCTTGCATAGATATCAGATGCTATATATCCCAGCGGGTGACCTACGTGAAGACCTGCTCCGGATGGATACGGAAACATATCGAGTACGTAAAATTTGGGTTTATCTGTGTTATTAGAGGTTTTATAGGTTTGATTTTCCTCCCAGTATTTCTGCCACTTTTTTTCTATCTGCTGATGATCGTAAAACACTTTATATATATATGTTATATGTTAGACTTTAAAATATTGAATTATTTTTCTTTTTAACAAGATTCACAAAAATAATGATTTTAAAGTAAATGGAAATTTAATTTATGATGAATTGCAATTCTATCCCCAACAAAAAAATCCCATCCGGAGATGAGATCTGTTTTATATCCTGAAGTACATCCTATTATTGAGTAATTCTTTTGAAGGTATATGTTCTTGTCTGGAATATAGTAGGATCCTGAGTTTCCTCTCTTACAGCAAGATTGAGCGTTGTAGCATCCAAAGTAATAACCTTTGCATTTTGCGGCTCTACGATTCCCTGAATTTTCATTTGAACGTCTTTTCCTTCCTTATTATAGGTATAATTGAATTTTATATCAGAAAGAATAGCACACTGGCCAGGTGTAGCGGTATCTCCCCAGTTCGTTTTTCCTCCTTTGGAGTCAACGCTGAAAAACCATCTGGTCTGCTTCTGACAGTCAGTATAAGTAATCGTGTTAGAAACCGGGTCTTCACCAACCTCTACAGTGGTAACTACTTCTTTTAACGGTTGCCATGTCCCAACTAGAGGAGCTTCCAGAACAGGATCATTGTCATCACTACATCCTGTAGCTGCAAACAAAGACAAACCTGCAAATAGTAATGCTAATTTCTTCATAGATCAATTTTTTCAAGCGCTAAAATTATAATTTTTTTGATTTATATTACTATTTTTTATGAAAAATTATTTCATCGACCTTTATTTATATATATTTTAAAACCCTCAGACCTCATTTTCCCTTTATTTAACAAATAATGAATACATGAACCCATTCATTTTATTAAAAAAGTTATTTTTGCAAGAAAGAAAATACAAATGCAGGATATTACGAAAAACAATTTTGATTTTATACGCGTTCTCCTTGCCTTTATTGTCTTTCTCGGACATCTGGGCACCCTCAGTAATTCTCCTGATCTTAAAATTTTTGAGCACAGCCCTATAGAAATTGCCGTTTTCGGTTTCTTTGCAGTCAGCGGATTTCTTATAGCAAGGAGTTATGACAGGTCTTCAAGCCTGAAAAGTTATTTAAAAAAGAGAATCAAAAGAATTGTTCCCGCTTACTTATTGGTTATTTTTTTATGTGCAATTTTATTAAGTTTGGTAAGTACCTATTCTTTCACCGAATATTTCAGTAATACACAAGTTTACAAATACCTTTTCTGGAATTCATTATTTTTAAATTTCAAAGCACCCTGGCTTCCCGGAGTTTTTGGAAATCAAGCAGTAAATGGTGCTCTTTGGACACTGAAAATAGAAATGTGCTACTATTTCGCAGTACCGTTGTTGTTTTTGCTTTTTGGAAAGAATAATAAATACAGAAATATAAGTTTGATTATTTTATACTTTTTGTCACTTATTTATCTAAATTATTTTGAATCATTACATAAAATTTCACTTGCTAAACAGCTTCCCGGAACATTATCCTATTTTATCCCTGGAATGTTGATTTACTTTAATTTTGATAAATTTATCAAACATAAAAATATAATTTTCATCATCGCTCTCGCTACCGCTTGGATTGATTTATACTTAAAAATTCAGCTTTTTTCCCCAATGATGATCGGTGTTATCGTAATGTATATTGCCTATTCATTCAAATTCTTAAATAATTTTGGAAAATATGGTGATTTCACATACGGAATTTACATTTTTCACTTCCCAATTATCAGAACTTTCCAGACTTTAGGGTTATTTGAAGATTACAATCCGTTTGTAATGGCTCTGGTATGCATGTTGGTAGTCATTGCTGTAGGGGTAAGCTCATGGCATTTTTATGAAAAAAGATTTTTATAATTTTACAGTCTCAAAAAACATAAATGAAAGATCTTGTCTCCATTATCACTCCCTGTTATAATTCGTCAGAATTTATCGAGGAAACCATACAGTCTGTTCTTAACCAAACCTATGAAAACTGGGAATGGCTGATTACTGATGACCTTTCCACAGATAATACTGTTGAGATCATCAGAAAATATAATGATCCAAGAATAAAACTACAGGTACTGGAAAAAAATGGTGGAGCAGGAAATGCCAGAAACAATAGCCTGGAAAGAGCTCAGGGAAGATATATTGCTTTTCTGGATTCTGACGATTACTGGTATCCGGAATATCTGGAAACAATGACGGATTACATGCAGGAGCATAATGCAGAACTGGTCTACTGCAATTATTCCAGATGTGATGAACAGCTTCAGCCTATTCTAAAAGATTTTTTGGCTGATAAAGTCGTTACGTTCTCCAATCTGTTGAAGACATGCCGTCTGGCACCGGTTTCTACGATGTACGATACCAAAAGAGCAGGTAAGTTTTTGTTCCCTGTAAAAAGTAAGCGTGAAGATCATGTCATGTGGCTTAATCTTTTAAAAGTAATTCCTGAAGGGATTCCTGTACAAAAGACCCTGGCAAAATACAGAATGCGCGAAAACAGTGTTTCCAGAAAGAAAAAAAACATCATCAAAGATCAATATCTTGTCTATAAAGATTTCATGGGATTTTCAACAGTAAAATCATTGTATTATACAGCTAACTGGGCACTGAACGGATTCATGAAATATTCGAAATTTTTCAATTAATGGAATATTCAAAAGAGTTTAAAGCCGCTCTGAGCGCTTTTTCCGCTGCCGAGAAAGACAAACTTATTTTCAGACTTCTGAGAAAGGATAAATTACTGTCGAAAAAGCTGTATTTCGAACTTATTGATCCGGAAACTACAGATGATAAGAGAGATGCAATGGAGGAAATTGTAACGGAAAAGGTTCTTTTAGCCTCAAAATACACCGGAAACGCTCCCTATTTCCTGACGATCATCCGAAAGATAAGTGCAGAGATTACTGAACACATCAAAATTACCACAGATAAATTCGGGGAAGTTTCACTGAATCTTCTTCTTATCAATAAAATCCTGGAAAACAACAGTGACCTCAGCAGACAAAGGTTTGATAATGTTTACAAGCTTTATATTTATGTCATCAACAAATTATTCAAATCTTTGACTCTTATTAAAAAACTGGATGAGGATTACTGGATGGAAATTGATGAATATCTGCGTGACACCCAAGAGAAGATCTCAGAAAATCATTATCTACAAAAACTTTGCGTCAACAATGGCCTTGATACCAGCTGGCTGGAATGTGACAGGATTCCTGAAAACATAGATCAGATCATGAAGGAAATGAAAAGCCAGGGATATTTACGATAAAATTTTCTCCAGAATCATTTTGGTAGAATCTGGTTTTCCATCTACAAATTTTTCCGCATTTTGAGACATTTCTGTAAGCTCTTCCTGATTGTCTTCATTCATAAGAAATAAAACAAATTCTGCAGCTGTATATTCGTCTGAAAATGATTTCCCACCGTTCGCAGCGATGAGATCATCGGCTTCCGGATTCTTTTTGTACTGATTTCCAAAAATCACAGGAACGCCAAAAGTTGCCGCTTCCAGAATATTATGAAGTCCGGCATCATGAAACCCCCCTCCTACAACAGCTGCATCTGCGTAAGAATATAATTTTGACAGTAAACCAATGCTGTCTATAATCAGAACCTGAGTGCTGGAAATATGAATGTTTTGAATTTGGCTGTATAATAAAGCCTCGGGAAATATATTTTGCAAATGTTCTACTCTTTTCAGATCATGTGGTGCTATGATGAGTTTCACCGTATTGTTTTTACGGGAAATCACTTCTGCTATCTTTTCTTCAGCATGCCATGAGCTCCCAAAAACTACAGCTTTATGATCTCCTTTAAAGTCTGCTATAAAGTCTACATGGTTGTTCCGTTCACGAAGTTGTTTTACTCTGTCAAATCTTGTATCTCCCGTTACGGAAGATTTTATCAATCCCACACTTTTAGCCAAGGCTAAGGAAAACTGAGTCTGATGAAAAAACCAATCTACATCTTTCTGAAGCTGCTTTACAAACCATTTGCCATAGGAAGTAAAGAAGGATTGCCTTTCATAGAACAGAGCGGAGATAACGTAGATCTTTGCCCCTTTACTTTTCAGTTCAGCAAGCAGATTATACCAGTAATCATATTTAACCGTAAAAAATAGTTCAGTATTAAACTGCGATATAAATTCCCTCACAATATGTTTTTTATCGAATGGCAAGTAACAAATAACGTCTGCGATGTGTTTCTTTTTAATGACATTCTCATATCCTGAGGGAGAGAAAAAAGTCACCAGAATTTTATGCTGAGGGAAATTCTCTTTAAGCTTCTCCAGGACAGGTAATCCCTGCTCGTATTCTCCCAAACTGGCAGCATGCATCCAGATTACTTTATCTGTTTTTGTAAATGCTGATTTTACTTTATCCAAAGACTGCTTTCTTCCTTCAACGCCTTTTTTAGTTTTATCATTAATCAATGCAAAAACCTTCATTCCGAAAGTAAGGAGACTGATAAATATAGTGTATAGAAAAGCCATTTTAATTATTCTTTTATTTCAATTCTATCGTGATCCGCAGGTGGATTGGATATGACTAAAAATTCGATTTCTTTGGTGGATTCATTGGAGATATAATGTTTTGATTCCTGTGCAATAGAAATAGACTCACCCTGTTTAACCTGGAATTTCTCTTCATTAATATAAAATACAGCTTCTCCTTTCAGAATATAAAAAAACTGCTCTGCTACTCTGTGAAAGTGCAGTTTTTCTGATGTTCCCGCAGGCATTTTTTCCTGCTTCACAGATAAGCCTTTTGTGTTTTTCAGAATCCAGCTGTCACAATGGTTTCCCCAGATATAGTGCTCAGAATTATCTTTAGAATGTATCATTTGAATATATGGGCAATAAAAAGTAGTGCAGGAGTAAATAACACAACGGATAAAAATATGGTGGCAAATGAAATTTTGGGTTTTGCCTGATCATCTGCAGCATATCTGAACATATAGTCCTGAATATTTGTAAAAATGATTGCCAGTACAACAAAAAGTATTCTCAATCCAATTTTCATAATTAAAAACTGAGCATTCATATTCTGATCTGTAATTTCTACAGGGAAATTAGTATCTTCAGGATGTCTTAATCCATAGACGAACAGGGCATATAGTCCAAGAGCTAATACAGGCATCAGAAATGCATATATTTTCCCACCAAATCCATCAGCCTTTCCTTCCATATCAAAGTGTACAGGAATTCTCTCTGGCAATGCGCTATAGTTTTTCAGGGTAAATCCCCACAAAAAAGCGACCCATCCAAAATTAAAAATATCAAAAATTATAAAAAGAGTATTTTCCATTTCAGATGAGATTGAATTAGGATTAAATTACACTTTTCAATACTCTCAGCTTGTGAGTATGCTTGTTCATTTCTTTATTGAAAATCCCCGTGGAGTCCAATGTATCAATTCTTACTTTCCCGGAAGCATGAATGATCTTTTGATTACCCAGCATAATTCCTACGTGGATAATTTTTCCTTCTGCATTTTCAAAGAATGCAAGGTCTCCGGGCTGTGTTTCCTCTATAAAAGTAAGCGGCTCTCCTACCTCAGCCTGTTGTGAAGCATCTCTTGGAATTTTAATATTGTGAATTTTATATACCAGTTGAGTAAATCCTGAGCAGTCTACAGCAAAAAAGCTTTTGCCTCCCCACAGATAAGGTACATTAAGGAATTCTTTTGCCGTAAGGGCAATACTTTCACGTACATCATGACTTCTTCTTGAAGCAACCACCGGGAACTCCACTTCTGATCCCATAGACAATAGTGTCTTCCCATCATTCATTAAAACGGAAGAAAAATCTTCAGTAACGACAGTCACTTTTCTGCCTGCCAGCTCTTCATCCGTTACCGGTTTCAGCTGTTTGGTATCCATCCATCCTTCATAGCCGTCGTAATGCATTTTTATTTTGGTCCAGTTTTTATCTACTTCCAAAATATCTGCACTTTCTCCAAACAATATTTCCGTAACAATTTCAGCTCTGTCAGAATTCTCTGCACGAACCGGCGCTACTGTAACAATACAAATTCCTTTATTCATTAACTCTCAATTTAAAGATTGAATAATTTAAGATTAAAATACGATCTGTACAATCTTTAACTATTTTACTCTTTGAATATTTTAATTACTTTCTGCGAAGAAAGTTGACTCCATCACGCAAAGGTAAAATAAGATTTTCAAAATCTTCGTCTTTTGCCGCCAAATCGTTCAATTCCTGGATAGACTGTGTAGATTTCAATTTCGGATTTTCTTCAAGCACTTTCCCGTACCACAAAACATTATCAAACAAAATTACCGTTCCGGATTTGGTGTGAGGTTTTATCAATCTAAAATATTCTGCATAATTTTCCTTGTCAGCATCCACAAAAATCAGATCAAAAAACTCATCTGTTTCTTGCAAGAATTCTTTGGCATCCTGAAGTTTAAAATCAATCTGATTGGCATATTCACTGGTCTCAAAATACTTTTTCGGCAAATAAGCAAGATCTTCGTTCACATCCAGCGTTGTAATTTTCCCCTCTTTTGCCAATCCTGATGCAAGGCATAGAGTAGCATATCCTGTGAATGTTCCTATCTCCAAAATACTTTTTGGCTGCAGCATCTGGGAAATAATAGTCAATAACCTTCCCTGCTGGTATCCGGAAATCATATGAGGCTGTGTCGTCTTTTGATAAGTCTCTCTTCTCAGTTTTTTCAGAATTTCGGATTCCGAAGAAGCGTGTGCTTCCAAATATCTGTCCATTTCAGGATTCTTTTCTTCAAAAAAACTCATACAATTTTAATTTAAAACAAATTTAAGGATTTTAAAGCTAGTTTTTAAATTCAACAAGAAGATACAAAAAAGAGAGAAATTAATCCCTCTCTTTTTCTTAGCCATATCTAAATTTTATGTAAAAATCATTATACTGCTATACAATATTGTCTTATACCAGCACAAACCCATCCTGGGCAACACTCTGTTTGTGGGCTAGTACAAAATATCTGTGGATTACATCCTCTAATAGCACCTTGTACAGTTTTCATTTCTACTCTTGAAAGTTTTTTTGAATTTTTCATAATTATTTTGTTTAGTATTAATTTCCTACTCTTTAAGATTTTCGGACACCTCTTTTTTATTTCCTTTTAAAGGGATTTAAATATACACATTCTTTTGTTAACCAAACAATTATACGCTAATAATTGGTTAGAAATTAAAAAAACACATCATACCGGGAAAACCCCCATATAAAATACCGTGAAAATACGGATGGTATTTTTGTGGTATCCGTTGTAAGTTTGCAATGAGAATAAGGGGTAAAAACACTAAGAGAAACAAGATGATTGCAGGAGAGACACAAACTAACCATGGGAATCACAAAAAAGTTATGCTGAAAGGCAAAACTGATTCTTCTGCAGCAAAAACTAAGAAAGAAATATCCACTTCATTTTTGCTACGAATTATTTCACTCCTGAAAAAGGAAGAATTAATTTGATTAAAAATAGATCCCGGCCACCTTCGGGATTTATTTTTTTTAAGCAGTAGTATCTCTTTTCAAACTCCATCAGCTATTCTTCCTGATCATTGGATCAACAATCTAATCCCATTCCGGGACCAACATTTCCCAACTTCAATTCAAAAGAACTTTTCTGAGTTCATCTGACAAATCATTGTTATAAACATCAATAAAAACAGTCTGGATTATCATTAAGCAGCCTGTTATTCCGGGGTCCTCATATTTCCAATCTTCACATTTCAATATTACAGGTTAAAGTCCTTATAAAAAAACAGGATAAACACTTATTCTTAAGCACTTACATAATTCTACATTTGATCTAAGTTTCTCAACCATGAAACACTCACACGAGGAGGCCCCCGAAAATCCTAAAACAGAGTAGGGATATTTTAAAACAACCACATGAAAACAAAGACTTTATTTTTAATTGGAGCAATAGTGGGACTTGTTATGATATTTTCCCAGCTAAAGCCTCAGGAAATGTCTTTTTATAAAGAAAAAGGCAATTACATTGTAGACAACAATTACATCCTTAAAGATGTTAAAAAAATTTCTGATGAAGACATGAAGAGTTTATTAAAACTACAAAAACTCCATCAGAATAGTTTGGGTACCAATTTTATTATATACAAAATCAACAGACAGTATATCATCCGCGGATGTTTAATGAAAGCTAATATCGACTGGAAAAAATACGGTGACCTAAGAGCTAAAGTAGATGGCATCCTGAAAAAATACGGAGCCAAAGAACTTGGAACGGATTATTATGCAATTCAAAACAATCAGGTTGCTACTAATGCTGCCCTGCTGAGCCAGAAAGATATTGCTTCTTTAGGTAAACTTACCATAAGAGGTGCTGAAGAATATACGATCTGTCCGCCAACTATGGGAAGAAAGAATCTTACCAATGTGATCATAAAATCTTACAAAGTCAATACAGCTATTGATCCAAGAATCAATGTAAAACTTAATAGTGTGTTGGCTAACTACAAATAACAGTTAAAGGCTGTTTTTGTTCTGAAGACAGCCTTTTCTTAAATCTTTTTGTCATGAAAAAAAAGCTTCAGTTATCCGGAATATTCATTATCATATTGATGGTATTTACCATTGGTATGAAGGGAACGTTTGATGGCTACTACGGTTTTTATTATGAAAACAAAAACTATGATAAACCTCTGGTTTATGTGATATCAGAGAACTTTGCCCAATCAAAACCTATCAATATGTTTACAGCTTATACCG is a genomic window containing:
- a CDS encoding CCPGW family putative bacteriocin, producing MKNSKKLSRVEMKTVQGAIRGCNPQIFCTSPQTECCPGWVCAGIRQYCIAV
- a CDS encoding O-methyltransferase, giving the protein MSFFEEKNPEMDRYLEAHASSESEILKKLRRETYQKTTQPHMISGYQQGRLLTIISQMLQPKSILEIGTFTGYATLCLASGLAKEGKITTLDVNEDLAYLPKKYFETSEYANQIDFKLQDAKEFLQETDEFFDLIFVDADKENYAEYFRLIKPHTKSGTVILFDNVLWYGKVLEENPKLKSTQSIQELNDLAAKDEDFENLILPLRDGVNFLRRK
- a CDS encoding glycosyltransferase family 2 protein, with the translated sequence MKDLVSIITPCYNSSEFIEETIQSVLNQTYENWEWLITDDLSTDNTVEIIRKYNDPRIKLQVLEKNGGAGNARNNSLERAQGRYIAFLDSDDYWYPEYLETMTDYMQEHNAELVYCNYSRCDEQLQPILKDFLADKVVTFSNLLKTCRLAPVSTMYDTKRAGKFLFPVKSKREDHVMWLNLLKVIPEGIPVQKTLAKYRMRENSVSRKKKNIIKDQYLVYKDFMGFSTVKSLYYTANWALNGFMKYSKFFN
- a CDS encoding acyltransferase family protein; this translates as MQDITKNNFDFIRVLLAFIVFLGHLGTLSNSPDLKIFEHSPIEIAVFGFFAVSGFLIARSYDRSSSLKSYLKKRIKRIVPAYLLVIFLCAILLSLVSTYSFTEYFSNTQVYKYLFWNSLFLNFKAPWLPGVFGNQAVNGALWTLKIEMCYYFAVPLLFLLFGKNNKYRNISLIILYFLSLIYLNYFESLHKISLAKQLPGTLSYFIPGMLIYFNFDKFIKHKNIIFIIALATAWIDLYLKIQLFSPMMIGVIVMYIAYSFKFLNNFGKYGDFTYGIYIFHFPIIRTFQTLGLFEDYNPFVMALVCMLVVIAVGVSSWHFYEKRFL
- a CDS encoding deoxyuridine 5'-triphosphate nucleotidohydrolase, which gives rise to MEYSKEFKAALSAFSAAEKDKLIFRLLRKDKLLSKKLYFELIDPETTDDKRDAMEEIVTEKVLLASKYTGNAPYFLTIIRKISAEITEHIKITTDKFGEVSLNLLLINKILENNSDLSRQRFDNVYKLYIYVINKLFKSLTLIKKLDEDYWMEIDEYLRDTQEKISENHYLQKLCVNNGLDTSWLECDRIPENIDQIMKEMKSQGYLR
- a CDS encoding DUF1648 domain-containing protein, which translates into the protein MENTLFIIFDIFNFGWVAFLWGFTLKNYSALPERIPVHFDMEGKADGFGGKIYAFLMPVLALGLYALFVYGLRHPEDTNFPVEITDQNMNAQFLIMKIGLRILFVVLAIIFTNIQDYMFRYAADDQAKPKISFATIFLSVVLFTPALLFIAHIFK
- a CDS encoding cupin domain-containing protein, with product MIHSKDNSEHYIWGNHCDSWILKNTKGLSVKQEKMPAGTSEKLHFHRVAEQFFYILKGEAVFYINEEKFQVKQGESISIAQESKHYISNESTKEIEFLVISNPPADHDRIEIKE
- a CDS encoding 3-deoxy-D-manno-octulosonic acid transferase → MAFLYTIFISLLTFGMKVFALINDKTKKGVEGRKQSLDKVKSAFTKTDKVIWMHAASLGEYEQGLPVLEKLKENFPQHKILVTFFSPSGYENVIKKKHIADVICYLPFDKKHIVREFISQFNTELFFTVKYDYWYNLLAELKSKGAKIYVISALFYERQSFFTSYGKWFVKQLQKDVDWFFHQTQFSLALAKSVGLIKSSVTGDTRFDRVKQLRERNNHVDFIADFKGDHKAVVFGSSWHAEEKIAEVISRKNNTVKLIIAPHDLKRVEHLQNIFPEALLYSQIQNIHISSTQVLIIDSIGLLSKLYSYADAAVVGGGFHDAGLHNILEAATFGVPVIFGNQYKKNPEADDLIAANGGKSFSDEYTAAEFVLFLMNEDNQEELTEMSQNAEKFVDGKPDSTKMILEKILS
- a CDS encoding C40 family peptidase, which codes for MNKGICIVTVAPVRAENSDRAEIVTEILFGESADILEVDKNWTKIKMHYDGYEGWMDTKQLKPVTDEELAGRKVTVVTEDFSSVLMNDGKTLLSMGSEVEFPVVASRRSHDVRESIALTAKEFLNVPYLWGGKSFFAVDCSGFTQLVYKIHNIKIPRDASQQAEVGEPLTFIEETQPGDLAFFENAEGKIIHVGIMLGNQKIIHASGKVRIDTLDSTGIFNKEMNKHTHKLRVLKSVI
- a CDS encoding lipocalin family protein, which translates into the protein MKKLALLFAGLSLFAATGCSDDNDPVLEAPLVGTWQPLKEVVTTVEVGEDPVSNTITYTDCQKQTRWFFSVDSKGGKTNWGDTATPGQCAILSDIKFNYTYNKEGKDVQMKIQGIVEPQNAKVITLDATTLNLAVREETQDPTIFQTRTYTFKRITQ